A single window of Malus sylvestris chromosome 5, drMalSylv7.2, whole genome shotgun sequence DNA harbors:
- the LOC126624674 gene encoding arginine decarboxylase-like: MPALACCVDAAVAPPGHAFAGDSSLPASPFPGLPPATITTAADNSHWSPSLSSDLYRIDAWGGPYFTVNSSGNVAVRPHGTATLPHQEIDLLKIVKKVSDSKPECGLGLQLPLIVRLPDVLKDRLESLQGAFDLAIRSHDYGSHYQGVYPVKCNQDRFVVEDIVKFGSPFRFGLEAGSKPELLLAMSCLCKGNPDALLICNGFKDLEYISLALFARKLALNTVIVLEQEEELDLVVDFSQKLGVRPVIGVRAKLKTKHSGHFGSTSGEKGKFGLTTTQILRVVKKLDKLGMLDCFQLLHFHIGSQIPSTALLADGVSEASQIYCELVRLGAHMKVIDIGGGLGIDYDGSKSSDSEISVSYGLEEYASAVVRTVRNVCERRSVKHPVICSESGRALVSHHSVLIFEAISSSACDDAPPMSAFEHQYFIEGLTDEARADYLNLSAAAIRGEYEACLTYADLLKQRSVEQFKEGSVGIEQLATVDGFCDMFSKAIGASDAVRTYHVNLSVFTSIPDFWGIGQTFPIVPIHRLDQRPAVRGVLSDLTCDSDGKIDKFIGGGSSLPLHELEGDGGNNGGGQKYYLGMFLGGAYQEALGGVHNLFGGPSIVRVSQSDGPHSFAVTGAVSGPSCGDVLRVMQHEPELMFETLKHRAEECGQGDDGGMASAAVATSLARSFHNMPYLVSASSCSLTAMNNHGFYYCSEDDYDDIVADSAGAAAPVGEEEQWSYCCA; the protein is encoded by the coding sequence ATGCCGGCCCTGGCTTGTTGCGTGGATGCTGCTGTGGCGCCTCCCGGCCACGCTTTCGCCGGGGATAGCTCTCTTCCCGCGTCGCCGTTCCCAGGCTTACCTCCGGCGACCATCACCACCGCCGCCGACAATTCCCATTGGTCCCCTTCCCTCTCGTCCGACCTCTACCGAATAGACGCCTGGGGTGGGCCCTACTTCACCGTCAACTCCTCCGGCAACGTCGCCGTCCGTCCTCACGGGACGGCGACTCTGCCGCACCAGGAGATTGATCTTCTGAAGATCGTGAAGAAGGTTTCGGATTCAAAACCGGAGTGCGGACTTGGGTTGCAGCTGCCGCTCATTGTTCGCCTCCCTGATGTGCTCAAGGACCGGCTCGAGTCCCTCCAGGGCGCCTTCGATCTGGCGATCCGGTCCCACGACTACGGCTCCCACTACCAGGGCGTGTACCCGGTGAAATGCAACCAGGACCGGTTCGTCGTGGAGGACATTGTCAAGTTCGGGTCCCCGTTCCGGTTCGGACTGGAAGCCGGGTCGAAGCCGGAGCTCCTCTTGGCCATGAGCTGCTTGTGCAAAGGTAATCCCGACGCCCTTCTCATCTGCAATGGATTCAAAGACCTTGAGTACATCTCTCTGGCTCTGTTCGCCCGCAAGCTCGCCTTGAACACTGTGATTGTTCTTGAGCAAGAGGAGGAGCTGGATTTGGTTGTTGATTTCAGCCAAAAGCTCGGCGTACGACCCGTGATTGGCGTCCGGGCCAAGCTCAAGACCAAGCATTCGGGCCATTTCGGTTCGACTTCCGGCGAGAAGGGAAAGTTCGGACTCACCACCACTCAGATTTTACGCGTTGTGAAGAAGCTTGATAAGCTGGGTATGCTTGATTGCTTTCAGTTGTTGCATTTTCATATCGGGTCTCAGATCCCTTCGACGGCCCTGCTCGCTGATGGCGTATCCGAGGCATCGCAGATATATTGCGAATTGGTCCGTCTCGGTGCCCACATGAAGGTCATAGACATTGGAGGCGGTCTGGGTATTGATTACGATGGATCCAAATCTAGTGACTCGGAGATTTCGGTCAGCTACGGCCTTGAAGAGTATGCCTCCGCCGTTGTCCGAACGGTTCGGAACGTCTGTGAACGGAGGTCCGTGAAGCACCCGGTGATTTGCAGTGAAAGCGGCCGAGCCTTGGTTTCCCACCACTCGGTTCTCATATTTGAGGCTATTTCTTCCAGTGCTTGTGATGATGCTCCTCCCATGTCCGCCTTTGAGCATCAGTACTTCATTGAGGGTCTGACGGATGAAGCTCGTGCCGATTACCTGAACCTCTCCGCTGCGGCTATCAGAGGTGAGTACGAGGCTTGTTTGACGTATGCTGATCTGTTGAAACAACGGAGTGTTGAACAATTCAAAGAAGGGTCTGTCGGTATTGAGCAATTGGCCACCGTCGATGGGTTCTGTGATATGTTTTCGAAAGCAATCGGGGCATCTGACGCTGTCCGTACATACCATGTGAATCTCTCGGTATTCACTTCAATTCCAGACTTCTGGGGTATTGGGCAGACGTTCCCCATAGTCCCGATTCACCGCCTCGATCAACGGCCGGCAGTGAGGGGAGTATTGTCAGACTTGACCTGTGACAGTGATGGGAAAATCGACAAGTTCATTGGCGGCGGGTCTAGCTTGCCGCTGCATGAGCTGGAAGGCGATGGTGGGAATAATGGCGGTGGGCAAAAGTACTATTTGGGGATGTTCCTGGGCGGGGCTTATCAGGAGGCGCTCGGAGGAGTCCACAACCTCTTCGGTGGCCCGAGCATTGTTCGGGTTTCGCAGAGCGATGGTCCCCACAGCTTCGCGGTGACGGGAGCTGTGTCAGGTCCGTCATGTGGGGACGTCCTGCGGGTGATGCAGCATGAGCCCGAGCTCATGTTTGAGACGCTGAAGCACCGCGCGGAGGAGTGCGGGCAGGGTGACGATGGGGGAATGGCCAGTGCCGCTGTGGCCACCAGCCTGGCCCGGTCCTTCCACAACATGCCGTACCTGGTGTCAGCTTCTTCTTGTAGCCTGACTGCAATGAATAACCATGGGTTCTACTATTGCAGCGAGGATGATTACGACGACATTGTTGCCGATTCGGCGGGGGCTGCTGCTCCCGTTGGCGAGGAAGAACAGTGGTCTTATTGCTGTGCTTGA